ATGGCCAGTCTAGGCGCACGAGTGCTACATAACAGGGCAGTTGAATTGGCCAAGAAATATAGCGTGCCGCTGGTGGTGCGATCAAGCTTTAACTATGAGGAGGGAACTTTAGTGAGAGAACTTGAAGGTATGGAGAAGATGGTGGTATTAGGGGTTGCCCACGATACAAATGCTGCCAGGATAGCAGTTATAGGGATAAAAGATAAACCTGGTATGGCATATAAGCTTTTTAAAATTCTTTCTGATGCAAATATAGATGTAGACGTAATTATACAGAGTATAGGTAGAGAAGAAGATAAAGATATATCTTTTACAGTTTCAGAGGATAATCTTGATAGGGCCCTAGAGCTGATCAAAGAAAATCTGAACCTTTTAGGCGCAAGAGATGTCAAATATAGGGATGATGTAGCTAAAATTTCTATAATTGGTGCCGGTATGGCCAACAACCCGGGTATTGCTACATTGATGTTTGAGGCTTTAGCTGAAGAGGGTATAAACATAAATATGATAAGCACATCTGAAATAAAAATAACTTGTTTGATAGATGAAAAGGATGTAGAGAAGGCTGTTAAATCAATACACAAAAAATTTAAACTGGATGAGTCAAATAACTAGGGGGATAGCATGAAAACAAAGGTGAATATAGAAGCAGGTATATGCGGGTTTGAAACAACGGTTTTTGCAAGTTGCGATGATGGACAAAATACAGAAATTAGGATAAAAACCCAATGCCCTAATATAAAAAAAGCTAGTGAAAAAATAAAAAGGGTAGATGCTTTAAAAGAGATATTTTCTAAGCCTGCTGAAACAACTATTTATAAAATATTATCGGAATATTTACCTCATGTTAGCTGTCCTGTTTATTCGGGAATATTTAAAGCGATAGAAGTATCCTCAGGACTGGCATTGGCAAAAGATTGTTCAATAAAGATTGATACTTTTGATGAAAACGGGTTATAATACCCGTTTTTTTAGTGTAAAATTACATTATGTTATAATTGATTAAGTTAAAATTTAGATTTTCATAGCTTGATCAATCTGACAAAGAAATGGTTAATTTTAATAGTTTGATATGGATTATCTTATAATAAATACAAAGGTGGTTTTTAAAGGTGCGGACAACGATTAGAATTATTTCTGATTCCCAAAAGAATACCTTTAAGGTAGGCACAGCTATTGGATGTAATGTAAAGCCAGGCGATTTAATATGTTTAATAGGGGATCTAGGTACAGGCAAGACTGTTTTGGCAAAAGGGATAGCCAAAGGTATGGATATTGATGACAACGTCAACAGTCCTTCTTATACTTTAATAAACGAATATTATGGTCGTATTCCGCTATATCATTTTGACGTATATAGATTGGATAGGCCGGAGGATGCTTATGATATAGGTCTGGATGAATATATATTCGGGGATGGTGTTACTGTCATCGAATGGGCTGATAGGATTGCTGAATTACTTCCTTCTGACAGATTGGAGATAAATATAAATAAAATTCATAAAGAAAACTCTAGAGAAATACTTATAACAGGAAATAGTAGCGCAATTGAGAATTTAGAAAGGGAGCTGAAGCGAGATGAGAATATTAGCATTGGATAGTTCAGGTATAGTTGCCACTGCAGCAGTTATTGACGATTCTAAATTGCTGGCGGAAAATATTATAAATCATAAGAAAACTCATTCTGAAAAATTGATGCCTACTGTAAAAAACCTATTAGAAAGTGTCAATTTAAAGCCAGATGATATTGATGTTTTTGCAGCAGCTAACGGACCAGGTTCTTTTACCGGTTTAAGGATAGGGGTGGCTACAATCAAAGGAATAGCACATGCTTTGAATAAGCCAACTATAGGCGTGTCTAGCCTGGATGGCCTTGCCATGAATGTGCCCTTTTTTGACGGGATTATATGTCCTATAATCGATGCTAAACGAAACAATATATATACTGCTATATATACTTGGGAACACAATATGGTTCAAAGAAAATCTAAGTATTTGGCAATAGCAATCGAAGAATTTATTGTGATGCTTAAAAACTATAATCAAGATATTTTGTTTTTAGGTGAAGGTATAGAATTGTATAGACCTATTTTAGAGAATGCCCTGAATGAAAAAGCATACTTTGCTCCATGTACACACAACCTTCAAAGGGCTTCTTCCATAGCTTATATAGCATTACATAAAGCTAAACAGGGAGATTTAGGTAGTTATCGGGATTTGGTACCCTTTTACCTTAGGAAATCTCAGGCTGAACGAGCATACCAAAGCCATCAGGAGAAGGAAAATGGAATTTAATAATAGCATATTGATTGAAAAAATGAGATTGGAACATATCGATAGAGTGTTG
This sequence is a window from Clostridia bacterium. Protein-coding genes within it:
- a CDS encoding aspartate kinase codes for the protein MALVVQKYGGSSVADPKKVMKVAQRIINTKEKGNSVIVVLSAQGDTTDNLIKMAKEINPNPSDREMDMLISTGEQMSIAILAMAIDKLRHPVISLNASQIGIKTDNIHSKAKIEHIDGGRIREELDKGNIVIVAGFQGIDHNNDITTLGRGGSDTTAVALAAALKADVCEIYTDVEGVYTADPRLIPDAIKLNEISYDEMLEMASLGARVLHNRAVELAKKYSVPLVVRSSFNYEEGTLVRELEGMEKMVVLGVAHDTNAARIAVIGIKDKPGMAYKLFKILSDANIDVDVIIQSIGREEDKDISFTVSEDNLDRALELIKENLNLLGARDVKYRDDVAKISIIGAGMANNPGIATLMFEALAEEGININMISTSEIKITCLIDEKDVEKAVKSIHKKFKLDESNN
- the tsaE gene encoding tRNA (adenosine(37)-N6)-threonylcarbamoyltransferase complex ATPase subunit type 1 TsaE, producing the protein MRTTIRIISDSQKNTFKVGTAIGCNVKPGDLICLIGDLGTGKTVLAKGIAKGMDIDDNVNSPSYTLINEYYGRIPLYHFDVYRLDRPEDAYDIGLDEYIFGDGVTVIEWADRIAELLPSDRLEININKIHKENSREILITGNSSAIENLERELKRDENISIG
- the tsaB gene encoding tRNA (adenosine(37)-N6)-threonylcarbamoyltransferase complex dimerization subunit type 1 TsaB, producing MRILALDSSGIVATAAVIDDSKLLAENIINHKKTHSEKLMPTVKNLLESVNLKPDDIDVFAAANGPGSFTGLRIGVATIKGIAHALNKPTIGVSSLDGLAMNVPFFDGIICPIIDAKRNNIYTAIYTWEHNMVQRKSKYLAIAIEEFIVMLKNYNQDILFLGEGIELYRPILENALNEKAYFAPCTHNLQRASSIAYIALHKAKQGDLGSYRDLVPFYLRKSQAERAYQSHQEKENGI